From the Candidatus Methanoplasma cognatum genome, one window contains:
- a CDS encoding methyltransferase cognate corrinoid protein, with translation MLSVQSLAEEAKQAVMAYDAKKTVDVANRVIAEGADIVAIIQDGFTKGMTEIGALFEAKKLFLPHIMAAASAMNAALNVLTPELEKRGGKVDEGLGKFVICSIEGDIHSIGKDIVAIMLKVAGFSVMNIGRDVPLKDIVKACKDNNAKYVGTSALMTSTMVNQKTFEELLKKEGIREKLITNVGGAPVTQQWADEIGADVYSENASDAVAKMTKIAG, from the coding sequence TTGTTGTCAGTACAATCATTAGCGGAAGAAGCGAAGCAGGCGGTCATGGCATATGACGCCAAAAAGACGGTCGACGTGGCCAACAGGGTCATTGCGGAAGGAGCGGACATAGTGGCCATCATCCAAGACGGATTCACCAAAGGGATGACGGAGATAGGAGCGCTTTTTGAGGCCAAAAAGCTGTTCCTGCCCCATATAATGGCGGCTGCGTCGGCGATGAACGCGGCGTTGAACGTACTTACCCCCGAGCTCGAGAAGCGCGGAGGCAAGGTCGACGAAGGCCTCGGCAAATTTGTGATATGTTCAATCGAAGGGGACATCCATTCGATAGGTAAGGACATCGTTGCGATAATGCTGAAGGTGGCGGGGTTCAGCGTCATGAACATAGGAAGGGACGTGCCGCTCAAGGACATAGTCAAAGCATGCAAGGACAACAACGCGAAATATGTGGGGACATCGGCGCTCATGACATCCACGATGGTGAATCAGAAGACCTTCGAAGAACTCCTCAAAAAAGAGGGGATCAGGGAGAAACTGATCACGAACGTCGGCGGCGCACCGGTGACGCAGCAGTGGGCTGACGAGATCGGCGCCGACGTATACTCCGAGAACGCGTCCGATGCGGTCGCGAAAATGACAAAGATCGCTGGGTGA